In Paenibacillus sp. BIC5C1, a genomic segment contains:
- a CDS encoding histidine phosphatase family protein translates to MKIFLVRHGMDEEGYRGGWSQRGLIEEGVTQSERLGDYLYHHSENYKINTVISSDLPRAVQTAKELEKRLYIKGLYLKDWREMNNGNLAGMPNKEAEVKYAGVYFNTLGMDTPFPGGESPRNFYNRICTSFRDLCRGIEEQKIESNVLLVTHGGVINILYYLLGNQDWTNTSVFHSIGNTSVHTLEKGVNGWEFSSMNMMSHLG, encoded by the coding sequence TTGAAGATTTTCTTAGTAAGACACGGGATGGATGAGGAAGGCTACAGAGGTGGCTGGAGTCAACGAGGGCTCATTGAAGAAGGTGTTACTCAATCGGAGAGACTCGGAGATTACCTGTACCATCATTCAGAAAACTATAAGATAAACACAGTGATTAGCAGTGATCTACCGCGTGCAGTCCAGACTGCCAAAGAGCTTGAAAAAAGACTGTACATAAAGGGGCTTTATCTGAAAGACTGGAGAGAAATGAACAACGGAAATTTGGCTGGAATGCCAAATAAGGAAGCAGAAGTGAAATATGCAGGAGTTTATTTTAACACTCTTGGCATGGATACCCCGTTTCCAGGAGGAGAGAGTCCTCGGAATTTTTATAACAGAATATGTACATCCTTTCGGGATTTATGCAGAGGTATAGAGGAGCAGAAGATAGAATCGAATGTTCTACTGGTCACGCACGGCGGAGTAATCAACATCCTTTATTATCTCTTAGGAAACCAGGATTGGACCAATACATCTGTGTTTCATTCTATTGGGAATACCAGTGTTCATACGCTTGAAAAAGGAGTAAATGGTTGGGAGTTTAGCAGCATGAATATGATGAGTCATCTAGGTTAG
- a CDS encoding RNA polymerase alpha subunit C-terminal domain-containing protein: MANTKGTLRTCEQGHSYYKSSDCPTCPVCEKERKPKEGFLSLLSAPARRALENQGITSLQLLSQYTGKEILKLHGIGPSAMPKLRQALEEEGLSFKE, encoded by the coding sequence ATGGCAAACACTAAAGGAACACTAAGAACATGCGAACAAGGGCATTCCTATTACAAAAGTAGCGATTGTCCAACTTGTCCGGTTTGTGAGAAGGAACGGAAACCGAAAGAAGGATTTCTTTCATTGCTGTCAGCACCCGCCAGACGTGCGCTGGAGAATCAGGGAATTACGTCGTTGCAGCTACTCTCGCAATACACCGGAAAAGAGATTTTGAAGCTGCACGGGATCGGGCCTTCTGCAATGCCAAAACTTCGACAAGCACTTGAAGAAGAGGGGTTATCTTTTAAAGAGTAA
- a CDS encoding DUF2569 domain-containing protein, with protein sequence MQLFQYLVPSLTTETWELITSKQSDYYHPWWGPVLIFETVYNVLFLVFSVYTLITFYRKKSIFPRLMIMFYSVSLAVGIIDYLLLHQIPMAVELEDGSSLKGIGRTILTCAIWIPYFIKSVRVHNTFVR encoded by the coding sequence GTGCAATTATTTCAATACCTTGTACCTTCATTGACGACAGAGACTTGGGAGCTCATAACTTCCAAACAATCTGATTATTATCACCCATGGTGGGGTCCGGTTCTCATTTTTGAAACGGTATATAATGTGCTATTTTTAGTATTTAGCGTATATACGCTGATTACGTTCTATAGAAAGAAATCGATATTCCCTCGTCTTATGATTATGTTTTACAGTGTTAGTCTAGCCGTGGGCATCATTGATTATCTGTTGTTACATCAGATTCCTATGGCGGTAGAGCTTGAGGATGGAAGTTCGTTAAAAGGGATAGGTAGGACGATACTCACCTGTGCCATATGGATTCCTTATTTTATAAAATCAGTTCGAGTTCACAATACGTTTGTCAGATGA